The window CGCCAGTTCAGTTCGTCGGCGGCCGTGCGCCACCATGCGAGCCGGTAGTGCTGGCGTTCGAGCAGCCGGTGCAGGCATGCGCGCGAACGCGCGCGACGCGGATCGGCGCCGCGCAAAATTGCGTCGAACGCATGAGGGCCTTGCGCTGCGGCGTAATCGCGCAGCGCCTTGTGAGCATCCGCGATACGTGTGCTGCCGCGCGCCGATGCTGCGTCGAAGCGTTCGGCGAGCGCGTTCAGGTCGGCGCGATTCGCGATGCGCAGGATGTCCGCATGGGTCGCGACGTTGACCGGCAGCGTCCGGCCCGGGCATGCGATGAAGAAGCGCCCGGTGGACGGATCGGCGCCGAGCGTGATGTCGCCGGCCGTGAGTGCATCGCCGTACGGCGCGCCGAGGCAGGGCAGCAGCACCTTGCCGTCGAGCGCTGCATCGGGCGGATGCCAGTCGATGTCGAAGTAGCGTGCGTACGGGCTTGCCGGCCCCCATTCGAGCACGTCGTTCCACCAGCCGTTCGATGCGCCGCCAACGCCCATGTGGTTCGGCACGATATCGACGATCACGCCGAGGCCGCGCGCGCGCAGCGCGTCGACGAGACGGCGAAAACCGGCTTCGCCGCCGAGTTCGCCGCGGATCGCGCGATGGTCGACGGTGTCGTAGCCGTGCGTCGAGCCGGGCTCGGCCGTCGTGATCGGCGACAGGTACAGGTGACTCACGCCGAGCCGCGCGAAATAGTCCGCGTGCGCGGCCGCGTCGTCGAACGTGAAGCCTGCGTGCATTTGCAATCGCAGCGTTGCGCGCGGCGTCATCCGTCATCCTCCGGGGCGTGGCGTGCGCGCTCGATCGCCGCGATGCGTGTGCGCACGTCGGCGTCGAACAGCGCGTCGACCGTGCGCGGCAGCCGGCGCAGCCAGTTCGGATGTCCGCGCGGCGGGCCCGGCAGATTCGGCTGCTCCGCCAGTGCGAGCAGATCCTCGAGCGGCACGATCGCGAGCGGCGACGGGCTGCGCGCGACGTACGCGAGAACGGCGCCGACGGGCGGCGTATCGGCGGGCGGGATCGGATCGCCGGCCGGTGCGCAGCCCGCGTGCTGCAGCGCGCGCCACAGCATCGCGCGTTCAGTGGCGCGTTCGGTCTCGGCGGCGGTGAAATCGGGCGCGGATGACGGTGTGTTCTGCGCGGAACGCGCGTCGTGGCTGTGATCCGAGGCCAATGCATCGTCACGCATGACCGGTTCGTTCCGCGCATCGTGATCCGAGCCGTGTGCGGCCGCGGCGCGACCGATGTCGTCGCCGGCATCGCGCGCACTCGCGGCGCGCCGCACCTGGTGGCTCGGGTCAGCCGCGCGCGCGTGCGTGGCCGCATCGGCATCCGCATCCGCGCCCGCCCCGGCCACGACGCGCCGCCAGCCGAGATCGACACCACGCCACCAGCCGGCCACTGTCGGCAGATCATGCGTCGACGTCATCGCGATCGTGTCGCGATCCCACGCCGACGGCGGCCGAAACGCGCGATCCGCTTCACGTTCGAACCACAGCACACGCATTCCCGCGATACCCTGCGCACCGAGCCGCTCGCGAAAACCCGCCGGCACCGTGCCGAGATCCTCGCCGATCGCGACCGCGCGGTGCCGTGCGGCCTCCAGCGCGACCAGCCGCGCGAGGTCGTCGAGCGGATAGCGCAGGTACGCACCGTCGCGTGGCGACCGGCCCTCCGGCACGATCCACATCCGCGCGAAGCCAAGCACGTGGTCGATGCGGATCCCGCCCGCATGCGCGAAGGCCGCGCGCAACAGCTCGACGAACGGCGCGAAGCCGTTTGCGCGCAGCGCGGCGGGCGTCCACGTCGTCACGCCCCACGCCTGGCCGTCGGCATTGAACAGGTCGGGCGGCGCGCCGAGCGACACGCCGCGCAGCAACGTCGTGCCGTGCGCCCACGCGTCGCTGCCTGCGCGATCGGAGCCGACCGCGAGATCGGCGAGCAGCCCGATCGCCATCCCCGCATCGCGCGCCGCGCGCTGCGCGTTGCCGAGCGCGTCCGACGCACACCATTGCAGGAACGTATGGAACGCGATTGACTCGGCATGCGCGTGGGCGAAGGCGTCGACCTCCGGCGACGCCGGCATCCGCCACTGCGCCGGCCATTGCCGCCAGTCCGCGCCGATCCCGTGTTCGATGCAGAACGCCTGCAGCGCGTCGAAGCGCGCATGCGCGTCGAGCGCCGCACCGCCCGCCGCGCGGAACCGCTCGAACGCGTCTTGCGACGGCGCGCCGTTCGCGCGCCACGCATCGAAACACGCGCGCAACCGGCGCAGCTTCAACGGCAGTATGTGCGGCCAGTCGATCAGCGGCGCGTCGCCTGCGTTCGGCATGCCCGGCGCCGCACAGCTCGTTCGCCGCACGATATCGGCTCCCGGCACCGCATCGCAGTCGAGATACGCGACGTTGTGCCAGCGCCGCGACGACGGCGAATACGGGCTGTCGTGTTCGGGCAGCGCCGGATACTCGGCATGCGTCGGACTGGTCGCGACCGCGTGCGCGCCGTGCCGCGCCGCACGCGTGGCGAGGCCGGCGAGCGCGGTGTAGTCGCCCGCGCCGTCGTCGCCCGTGCGGCGCAGGCTGTAAATCTGGGCCGCGATGCCCCAGCGGCGCCGTGCGTCGTCGCAGATGTCGAACGGCCGCGTACGCGGCGGCGCGATCGCAAGCCCGATCCGCTGCTCGCCGATGTCGAGCACGTGATGGCCGGCCAGCGCGAGCGGCGGCAGCGTGCCGTATTCGCCCGCGCCGGTCACGCGCCCGTCGACGTGGCCGCCCGTTTCGAGTGTGATCCGGAAGCGCGCGCCGGGCGGTGCGACACCGCGCGGCAGCTTGAGCGGCACGCCGGCGTCGCCGGTCACGACACACGGCGTCGCGTCGTGCGCGTCGACGAGCGCGGCCGCGCTGTCGATCCGCTCGATCGGCGTGCCGCACGGCCAGCCGAGCGCATCGACGAGCGCGACGAGCGCGTCGTCGTCCACTCGCCGCGCGACGCCGCCGGCATCGATCCAGTCGGGCTCCAGTCCGGCCGCACGCGCGAGTTCGGCGATGGGGACGTCGGTCGTCATGGCCGCGTATGCCCGTTCGCGCGATGGCTCAGCGCATCGTGGTTGACCGCGCCGTCGCGCCACGCGATGCAGGTGCGCGCGGGCAGCCGCCCGTCGGCCAGCCGATCGCGCGCGCGCGGCGGCGTCTCGAACACGATCTTGCCGACCGGCAGCGCGGGCAGCATTGCGTCGTGCGAGCCGGGATTGAACGCGATCGTCAGCGTGCTGCCGTCGCCGAGGCGCCAGCGTGCGACGAGCGCCTCCTTGGCGCCATCGCCGTTGCTGGCCAGCAGCTCGACGCCGAGTGCACGCGTGCCCGGCAGATGCGGCGTGACGAGCGCCGCGCGTACGGTTAGCGCGCTGCGATAGAAGCGCCGCCACGCGTCGGCGTCGGGCCACGCGTCCTCATCCGCATGGCCGGGCGACGAGCGCACGAAGGTGCCGACGTCGTTCGGATCGGGGATCGCGTCGCGATGGGCGGGATCGGCGAACGCGGGAAACGCGGCGAACTCGCGGCGCCGGCCTTCGCGTACCGCGTCGGCGAGTTCGCCGCGATAGTCGGTGAAGAACTGGAACGGCTGCGTGCTGCCGTCCTCCTCGCCCATGAACAGCAACGGTATCTGCGGCGCGATCAGCATCAGGGCGGTGGCCGCGCGCAGCGCGTCGTCGTTCGCGAGCGCGCGCAGCCGTTCACCGAACGCGCGGTTGCCGATCTGATCGTGATTCTGCAGGAACGAGACGAACGCGGTGGGTGGCAGATGCGCGCTCGACTCGCCGCGCGGCGCGCCGCCGTGCAGCGGCGACGGTTCGCCCTGGTACGCGAATCCTTCGCCGAGGGTGCGCGCCAGATGGCGCAGCGGCGCATCGGCGTACGCGCGATAGTAGCCGTCGCGCTCGCCGGTCAGCAGCACATGCGCGCTGTTGTGGAAATCGTCGTTCCATTGCGCATCGAAGCCGCCGGGCCCGAGCAGACTCGCCGCATTGCGTTCGTTCTCGAGCACCAGATGCACGTGGCGCGCATCGCCCGCATACGCATGCACGCGTCGCGCCAGTTCGCGCAGCCATGCATCGTCGTCGATCGCATGCGCGGCGTCGATGCGCAGGCCGTCGAAACGGAATTCGTCGAGCCAGTACAGCGCGTTGTCGATGAAGAACGCGCTCGTCTGCGCACGCGAGAAGTCGATCGCGGGCCCCCACGCGGTCTGCCGGTCCGCGCGGAAGAATTCCGGCGCATAGCGCGGCAGCAGGTTGCCTTCCGGGCCGAAATGGTTGTACACGACGTCGAGCAACACCTGGAGCCCGAGGCCGTGCGCGGTGTCGACGAGCGTCTTCAGTTCCTCGGGCCGTCCGTACGACGCATCGGGCGCGAACGGCAACACGCCGTCGTAGCCCCAGTTGCGCGTACCGGGGAACGTGTTGACCGGCATCAGCTCGATCGCGGTCACGCCGAGCGCGGCGATCTCCGGCAGGCGCCGTTCGACGTTCGCATAGCCGCCACATGCGCCGACGTGCAGTTCATACAGCACCGTCTCGTGCCACGGCCGGCCGCGCCACGCGTCGTTGCGCCAGCGGTACGCGGACGGATCGACGACCTGGCTCGGGCCATGTACGCCATCCGGTTGGAAGCGCGACGCGGGATCGGGCACGGCAAGGCCGTCGTCGAGCAGGAAGCGGTACAGCGTGCCAGGGCCGTATGGCGCGACGACCTCGAACCAGCCGTCGCCGATGGCCGGCATCGCGATACGCTGCTCGCCGTGCAGTTCGACCGCAGCCGCGCGGCTCGCGGGCGCCCACAGGCGAAAGCGCGTGTGCGCCGCGTCGATGCACGTCGCGCCGAATGTCGATACACACGCGGGCGTGCCGGAGGAATGGGCGGTACGTGACGTCATGGGGGCTCCTCACGAGGGCAGGTCGGGCGGCACGGCGGCGACCGCGATCACGGCGGCGTGCGCGGCGACGTCGAGGCCGGCCTCCGGCCACGAGCGCGGGCCGGCGTCGGGTGTCGCGGTGTCGAGCAGCACGCGGTAGTCGAGCACCGGCGCGGGCAGTCTGAACGTGATGACATGGGTCGACGCATTCAGCATCACGAGCAACGCCTCGGTACGCCCGGTACGGCCCGTGCCGACACGACGCATCGTCAGCGCGCGGCGCTCGCCGTCCTCCCACGCCGGCACGCTCAGCGCGTCGCCGCGTTCGTCGAACCAGTCGATCTCGTGCATGCCGGGCGCGCCGTCGCGGTCGCCCGACGGATAGCGTGGCGCGGACATCACCGGATACATGCGCCGCAGCGCGGCGAGCCGCGACACGAAGCGCATCATCTGCATGCCTTCGTCGCTGTGAGCAAGATCCCAGTCGAGCCACGACAGTTCGTTATCCTGGCAATATGCGTTGTTGTTGCCGTGCTGCGTGCGGCCGAATTCGTCGCCGGCGACGATCATCGGCGTGCCGAGCGCGGTAAACAGCGTCGCGAGCATCGAGCGCGCGACGCGCGCGCGCAGGTCGCGGATCGACGCGTCGTCGGTGGCGCCTTCGACGCCCCAGTTCGCGCTGCAGTTGTCGTCGCGGCCGTCGCGGTTGTCCTCGCCGTTCGCGTCGTTGTGCTTGTGCGCATACGACACGACATCCGCGAGCGTGAAGCCGTCGTGCGCGGTGATGAAGTTCACCGACGCCCACGTGCGGCGCCGTTGATGGTTGAACAGGTCGGCGGAGCCCGCAAGGCGCGCGGCGAGCTCCGGGCGCTGCCCCGCGTCGCCGCGCCAGAAGCGCCGCACCGTGTCGCGAAAGCGGTCGTTCCATTCGGCGAAGCCGGGCGGGTGGCGGCCGAGCTGATAGCCGCCCGGGCCGAGATCCCACGGCTCGGTGATCAGCTTGCGTTGCGCGAGAATGGGGTCCTGCCGCAGTGCGTCGAAAAACCCCGCGCCCGGTTCGAATCCGTGATCCTCGCGGCCGAGCGTCACGCCGAGGTCGAAGCGGAAGCCGTCGATATTGAACGCGGTGGCCCAATAGCGCAGCGAGTCCATCACCATCTGCACGACGCGCGGATGCGACATGTTCAGCGTGTTGCCGCAGCCGGTCTCGTCGACGTGATAACGCGGATCGTCCGGCCGCAGCCGGTAGTAGCTCGCGTTGTCGAGGCCGCGCCACGACAGCGTCGGGCCGAGCTCGTTGCCTTCGCACGTGTGGTTGTAGACGACGTCGAGCACGACCTCGATGCCGGCCGCGTGCAGCTGCCGGATCGCGATGCGCATTTCGTCGAGCCGCCGCGTCGACAGATACGACGGCTCCGGCGCGAAGAACGCGGCCGTGTCGTAGCCCCAGTAGTTGCGCAGCCCGCGGTTCACGAGCGCGCGTTGCTGGAGGAACGCGTGCACGGGCAGCAGCTCGACGGTCGTCACGCCGATCGACAGCAGGTGATCGATGAACGCCGGATGCGCGAGCGACGCGAAGGTGCCGCGTTCCGGCGCGCGCAGCCCGGGGCGACGCATCGACGCGCCGCGCACGTGGGCCTCGTAGATCACGGTGCTGCGCCACGGCACGTCCGGGCGCCGGTCGGTGCGCCAGTCGAATGCCTCGTCGACGACCACGGCCTTCGGCATCGCGGGCGCCGAGTCGCGGCGGTCCATCGACAGGTCCGCGCGGTTCGAGTGCACGCGATAGCCGAACAGCGCGTCGGACCAGCGAAAATGACCGACCAGCTTGCGCGCGTACGGGTCGAGCAGCAGCTTGGTCGGATTGAAGCGGTGGCCGTGCTGCGGCTGGTACGGGCCGTCCGCGCGAAAGCCGTACACGGTGCCCGGATGCGCATTCGGCAGGTAACCGTGCCACACCTCGTCGGTGCATTCGGGCAGGTCGAGCCGCGCAAGCTCCTTGCGTCCGGTCGGGTCGAACACGCACAGCTGGATGCGCTGCGCATG is drawn from Burkholderia diffusa and contains these coding sequences:
- the malQ gene encoding 4-alpha-glucanotransferase; this translates as MTTDVPIAELARAAGLEPDWIDAGGVARRVDDDALVALVDALGWPCGTPIERIDSAAALVDAHDATPCVVTGDAGVPLKLPRGVAPPGARFRITLETGGHVDGRVTGAGEYGTLPPLALAGHHVLDIGEQRIGLAIAPPRTRPFDICDDARRRWGIAAQIYSLRRTGDDGAGDYTALAGLATRAARHGAHAVATSPTHAEYPALPEHDSPYSPSSRRWHNVAYLDCDAVPGADIVRRTSCAAPGMPNAGDAPLIDWPHILPLKLRRLRACFDAWRANGAPSQDAFERFRAAGGAALDAHARFDALQAFCIEHGIGADWRQWPAQWRMPASPEVDAFAHAHAESIAFHTFLQWCASDALGNAQRAARDAGMAIGLLADLAVGSDRAGSDAWAHGTTLLRGVSLGAPPDLFNADGQAWGVTTWTPAALRANGFAPFVELLRAAFAHAGGIRIDHVLGFARMWIVPEGRSPRDGAYLRYPLDDLARLVALEAARHRAVAIGEDLGTVPAGFRERLGAQGIAGMRVLWFEREADRAFRPPSAWDRDTIAMTSTHDLPTVAGWWRGVDLGWRRVVAGAGADADADAATHARAADPSHQVRRAASARDAGDDIGRAAAAHGSDHDARNEPVMRDDALASDHSHDARSAQNTPSSAPDFTAAETERATERAMLWRALQHAGCAPAGDPIPPADTPPVGAVLAYVARSPSPLAIVPLEDLLALAEQPNLPGPPRGHPNWLRRLPRTVDALFDADVRTRIAAIERARHAPEDDG
- the treZ gene encoding malto-oligosyltrehalose trehalohydrolase, which codes for MTSRTAHSSGTPACVSTFGATCIDAAHTRFRLWAPASRAAAVELHGEQRIAMPAIGDGWFEVVAPYGPGTLYRFLLDDGLAVPDPASRFQPDGVHGPSQVVDPSAYRWRNDAWRGRPWHETVLYELHVGACGGYANVERRLPEIAALGVTAIELMPVNTFPGTRNWGYDGVLPFAPDASYGRPEELKTLVDTAHGLGLQVLLDVVYNHFGPEGNLLPRYAPEFFRADRQTAWGPAIDFSRAQTSAFFIDNALYWLDEFRFDGLRIDAAHAIDDDAWLRELARRVHAYAGDARHVHLVLENERNAASLLGPGGFDAQWNDDFHNSAHVLLTGERDGYYRAYADAPLRHLARTLGEGFAYQGEPSPLHGGAPRGESSAHLPPTAFVSFLQNHDQIGNRAFGERLRALANDDALRAATALMLIAPQIPLLFMGEEDGSTQPFQFFTDYRGELADAVREGRRREFAAFPAFADPAHRDAIPDPNDVGTFVRSSPGHADEDAWPDADAWRRFYRSALTVRAALVTPHLPGTRALGVELLASNGDGAKEALVARWRLGDGSTLTIAFNPGSHDAMLPALPVGKIVFETPPRARDRLADGRLPARTCIAWRDGAVNHDALSHRANGHTRP
- the glgX gene encoding glycogen debranching protein GlgX produces the protein MPTALPSRLDPGRPYPLGATWDGLGTNFAVFSAHAQRIQLCVFDPTGRKELARLDLPECTDEVWHGYLPNAHPGTVYGFRADGPYQPQHGHRFNPTKLLLDPYARKLVGHFRWSDALFGYRVHSNRADLSMDRRDSAPAMPKAVVVDEAFDWRTDRRPDVPWRSTVIYEAHVRGASMRRPGLRAPERGTFASLAHPAFIDHLLSIGVTTVELLPVHAFLQQRALVNRGLRNYWGYDTAAFFAPEPSYLSTRRLDEMRIAIRQLHAAGIEVVLDVVYNHTCEGNELGPTLSWRGLDNASYYRLRPDDPRYHVDETGCGNTLNMSHPRVVQMVMDSLRYWATAFNIDGFRFDLGVTLGREDHGFEPGAGFFDALRQDPILAQRKLITEPWDLGPGGYQLGRHPPGFAEWNDRFRDTVRRFWRGDAGQRPELAARLAGSADLFNHQRRRTWASVNFITAHDGFTLADVVSYAHKHNDANGEDNRDGRDDNCSANWGVEGATDDASIRDLRARVARSMLATLFTALGTPMIVAGDEFGRTQHGNNNAYCQDNELSWLDWDLAHSDEGMQMMRFVSRLAALRRMYPVMSAPRYPSGDRDGAPGMHEIDWFDERGDALSVPAWEDGERRALTMRRVGTGRTGRTEALLVMLNASTHVITFRLPAPVLDYRVLLDTATPDAGPRSWPEAGLDVAAHAAVIAVAAVPPDLPS